Proteins encoded within one genomic window of Triticum aestivum cultivar Chinese Spring chromosome 2D, IWGSC CS RefSeq v2.1, whole genome shotgun sequence:
- the LOC100136968 gene encoding zinc transporter 8: MKPSAAVLAAIVALLLVSAVRGDDACRSPESAAQDRARANPLKIAAFFSILVCGAMGCSLPVLGRRVPALRPEGDVFFLVKAFAAGVILATGFIHILPDAFDNLTSDCLPSDGPWKDFQFPFAGLGAMVGAIGTLVVDTVATGYFTRAHLNKDGANAAISSNAAGVDEEKQAAAEEARHHDGEEHDVHVHTHATHGHAHGSAALVAAVGGADDEKDTIRHRVISQVLELGIVVHSVIIGISLGASQNPETIKPLVAALSFHQMFEGMGLGGCIVQAKFKARSIVIMILFFCLTTPVGILIGFGISRVYNKNSPTALVVEGSLNSVAAGILIYMALVDLLAADFMNPKVQSRGKLQLGINVSMLVGAGLMSMLAKWA; encoded by the exons ATGAAGCCGAGCGCCGCCGTCCTGGCCGCCATCGTGGCGCTGCTCTTGGTCTCCGCCGTGCGGGGCGATGACGCCTGCAGGTCGCCGGAGTCGGCGGCTCAGGACCGCGCGCGGGCAAACCCTCTCAAAatcgcggccttcttctccatcCTGGTTTGCGGGGCGATGGGCTGCTCCCTGCCCGTGCTGGGGCGGCGCGTGCCCGCGCTCCGGCCCGAAGGCGACGTCTTCTTCCTGGTCAAGGCTTTCGCGGCGGGGGTCATCCTCGCAACGGGGTTCATCCACATCCTCCCTGATGCGTTCGACAACCTCACGTCGGACTGCCTGCCTTCTGACGGGCCGTGGAAGGACTTCCAGTTCCCGTTCGCCGGGTTAGGAGCCATGGTTGGCGCCATCGGCACGCTCGTCGTCGACACCGTCGCCACGGGGTACTTCACGCGCGCCCACTTGAACAAGGACGGAGCCAACGCGGCGATAAGTAGCAACGCCGCCGGCGTGGACGAGGAGAAACAGGCTGCTGCCGAGGAAGCGCGCCATCACGACGGCGAGGAGCACGACGTACACGTGCACACGCACGCGACGCACGGACACGCCCACGGGTCGGCGGCGCTCGTGGCAGCCGTTGGCGGGGCAGATGACGAAAAGGACACGATCCGGCATCGCGTAATCTCTCAG GTACTTGAGTTGGGTATTGTGGTGCACTCGGTGATCATCGGCATCTCCCTCGGCGCGTCTCAGAACCCTGAAACAATCAAACCTCTTGTGGCCGCCTTGAGCTTCCACCAGATGTTCGAGGGAATGGGCCTTGGTGGCTGCATAGTCCAG GCAAAGTTCAAGGCTAGGTCCATCGTGATCATGATCCTCTTCTTCTGCTTGACAACGCCGGTGGGAATCCTCATTGGCTTTGGCATATCACGGGTGTACAACAAGAACAGcccgacggcgctggtggtggagGGCAGCCTCAACTCCGTGGCAGCGGGGATCCTCATCTACATGGCCCTCGTCGACCTCCTCGCCGCGGACTTCATGAACCCCAAGGTGCAGAGCAGGGGGAAGCTGCAGCTTGGCATCAACGTCTCCATGCTGGTTGGTGCAGGCCTCATGTCCATGCTCGCCAAATGGGCCTAG